Proteins encoded by one window of Salmonirosea aquatica:
- a CDS encoding capsule assembly Wzi family protein, translated as MRFYRSTLLFLLGTIPLLGYSQTDSTSLGFIPNYIELGGLANTDDHTPFWLQTNQFGTVPRSGSALLVRGGFQHSWLLSKPDTVKQWRKQLVGTSTPERAWRLETGVEIAANVGNSAQDVLLPQAYGAIRYGNWELRVGRRKQWVGLADSTLGTGSYAWSGNALPIPKIQLGLTRFTAVPFTKGWFSVLGFYSDGWFEKGRAVTSELKFHQKQFYGRIGKANSKLKLYGGFNHQVQWGGKSPYETVNGQMPNGFKNYMVMIFGGGKVDTVNATHFDNANRVGNHLGSIDFAFEINGLHSNWFFYRQNIYEDGSLYRLTNIADGLNGVRIRRKQANKNRFSISEIVLEGLYTKSQGGDTFIFDQRIFGKDNYFNNAQVRDGWSYFGRTIGTPFITPTFETIWKFPNFGDSFTSNNRVWVLHTGLRGTFSRNVEWSTKLSYSSNNGVYDLPFPNTAYQFSGLLRVQVRTGWLGGNTLLTGSVAADSGDLYPNSYGLMLSLRKEGLFR; from the coding sequence ATGCGATTCTACCGAAGTACTTTGCTCTTTTTGTTGGGGACAATTCCCTTGCTGGGATATTCTCAAACGGACAGTACCTCGCTGGGTTTTATCCCAAATTATATCGAGTTAGGAGGGCTGGCCAACACGGATGATCATACCCCCTTCTGGCTACAGACGAATCAGTTCGGTACCGTGCCGCGTTCGGGATCAGCCCTGCTCGTGCGGGGAGGGTTCCAACATTCATGGCTGCTGAGTAAGCCTGACACTGTGAAGCAATGGCGTAAACAACTGGTGGGTACCTCCACCCCGGAACGGGCCTGGCGCCTAGAGACAGGCGTTGAGATAGCAGCCAATGTGGGGAATTCGGCGCAGGATGTGCTGCTGCCCCAGGCTTATGGGGCCATTCGCTATGGAAACTGGGAATTACGGGTGGGCCGAAGGAAGCAATGGGTAGGTCTGGCCGATTCGACCCTGGGTACAGGTTCCTATGCCTGGTCGGGCAATGCGCTCCCCATCCCAAAAATACAGTTGGGCCTCACCCGGTTTACGGCCGTACCCTTTACTAAAGGCTGGTTCTCTGTCCTGGGATTTTATTCCGATGGCTGGTTTGAAAAAGGTCGTGCAGTCACCAGTGAGCTTAAATTCCACCAGAAGCAGTTTTATGGGCGGATCGGAAAAGCGAATAGCAAACTAAAACTGTACGGTGGATTCAACCATCAGGTACAGTGGGGTGGAAAGTCGCCTTACGAAACGGTAAATGGTCAAATGCCCAATGGATTCAAAAACTACATGGTCATGATTTTCGGGGGCGGCAAGGTAGATACCGTCAACGCCACACACTTCGATAATGCCAATCGGGTGGGGAATCATCTGGGTAGCATCGACTTCGCCTTCGAGATAAATGGTCTCCATTCCAATTGGTTCTTTTACAGGCAAAATATTTATGAAGATGGCTCACTGTACCGTCTTACCAACATTGCCGATGGCCTGAATGGAGTCCGCATTCGGCGGAAGCAAGCCAATAAAAATCGCTTTTCAATTTCTGAAATTGTCTTGGAAGGACTATATACAAAAAGTCAGGGCGGAGATACCTTTATCTTTGATCAGAGGATATTTGGTAAGGATAATTACTTCAACAACGCCCAGGTACGCGACGGGTGGTCGTATTTTGGCCGTACTATAGGTACCCCTTTTATTACACCGACTTTCGAAACCATCTGGAAATTTCCGAACTTCGGGGACTCCTTCACCAGCAATAACCGCGTATGGGTACTACATACGGGATTGCGGGGTACCTTTTCAAGAAACGTCGAGTGGAGTACCAAACTTTCATATTCAAGCAACAATGGCGTTTATGACCTGCCTTTCCCCAATACAGCGTATCAGTTTTCGGGCCTGCTGCGGGTTCAGGTACGTACTGGATGGCTGGGCGGAAATACCTTGCTGACGGGATCGGTAGCAGCCGATTCCGGCGATTTATACCCCAATTCGTACGGGCTCATGCTAAGCCTGCGCAAAGAGGGCTTATTCCGCTAA
- a CDS encoding HIT family protein, whose amino-acid sequence MASIFSKIVSGEIPCHKVAESVDFLAFLDVNPVAKGHTLVIPKQEIDYIFDLSDELYIGLLLFAKKVAPAIEAVVPCKRIGVSVFGLEVPHTHVHLIPLNTMADMDFGTKMHVPSEDLAQLAEAIHQKVNLDA is encoded by the coding sequence ATGGCTTCAATCTTCTCAAAAATCGTTTCCGGGGAAATTCCCTGCCATAAGGTAGCCGAATCGGTGGATTTTCTAGCCTTTCTTGACGTCAATCCCGTAGCAAAAGGACACACGCTAGTCATTCCCAAGCAGGAGATCGATTATATCTTCGATTTGAGCGATGAATTGTACATCGGGCTTCTACTGTTTGCCAAGAAAGTAGCTCCGGCCATCGAAGCCGTGGTACCCTGCAAGCGCATCGGAGTCAGTGTATTTGGTCTGGAGGTACCTCATACGCACGTACATCTGATTCCGCTGAATACCATGGCGGATATGGATTTTGGTACGAAAATGCATGTTCCTTCGGAAGATTTGGCGCAATTGGCCGAAGCAATTCACCAGAAGGTAAACCTGGACGCTTGA
- the pseG gene encoding UDP-2,4-diacetamido-2,4,6-trideoxy-beta-L-altropyranose hydrolase, whose translation MVYFRADGNSNIGLGHITRSLALADILAEYFSCVFLVQDPAPELAAQIQESHFLVRLPQTDAYLAEAQQLANRYLSQGKLVVLDGYEFRTEYQEIIKSTGAGLVCIDDLHAWHFLADAVINHAGDTHSEEYSAEPNTRLYLGPKYAILRQPFLRAARQARFLPEPRHIFICFGGADSFNLTTQATRAAQLFTWVETIHIVTGSAYAHGNQLASLANLDNRLRLHHNLNAQEMADLMESCEIAIGPASGIAYEICSVGMWLITGYYVDNQKHLYRYLTKNSLGLAAGNFPTGRIEELLSIIKESVTKPIFRQKEHFDGKSAARLLGIFISLAMRMDLAGKEDMPLYYTWANDPETRRNSIQSDIISWEDHQKWFKTRIDNPAFVFYIFRMGSTAVGQVRFKITYADATISYSLDHRFRGMGLGYEILSQSIRALSWLHPQKKIIGVVKNDNFASLTVFQKLGFTMRKAGSVTYFEKS comes from the coding sequence ATGGTCTATTTTAGAGCGGATGGTAATTCCAATATTGGATTAGGGCATATCACTCGCTCCTTGGCCTTAGCCGACATACTGGCAGAATATTTTTCCTGCGTTTTTTTGGTTCAAGATCCGGCTCCCGAGCTAGCTGCCCAAATCCAGGAGAGCCACTTTCTGGTCAGGCTGCCTCAAACAGACGCATATTTAGCAGAAGCCCAGCAACTAGCCAACCGTTATTTGTCCCAAGGAAAACTGGTAGTGCTTGATGGCTATGAGTTTCGCACCGAATACCAGGAAATCATTAAATCCACGGGCGCAGGATTGGTGTGCATTGATGATCTGCATGCCTGGCATTTCCTGGCCGATGCTGTGATAAACCATGCGGGTGACACTCATAGTGAAGAATACTCTGCTGAGCCTAATACCCGGCTTTATTTGGGCCCAAAGTATGCCATCCTTAGGCAACCATTCCTTCGCGCAGCACGACAGGCTAGATTTCTCCCCGAACCCAGGCATATATTCATTTGCTTTGGGGGAGCCGATTCTTTTAATCTAACCACCCAGGCCACACGAGCTGCACAGCTTTTTACCTGGGTGGAAACCATTCACATTGTCACGGGCTCTGCCTATGCGCATGGTAATCAACTCGCTTCATTAGCCAATTTAGATAATAGGCTACGTCTACATCATAATCTGAACGCGCAGGAAATGGCAGATCTCATGGAATCCTGCGAAATTGCGATCGGTCCAGCCAGCGGAATAGCGTACGAAATTTGCTCAGTAGGGATGTGGCTCATTACCGGATATTACGTGGATAATCAAAAACACCTGTATAGATACCTAACAAAAAATAGTCTTGGTCTTGCTGCCGGCAATTTCCCGACAGGTAGAATAGAAGAACTACTATCAATAATTAAAGAATCGGTTACCAAACCCATTTTTCGCCAAAAGGAACACTTTGATGGAAAATCGGCAGCTCGCCTGTTGGGCATATTTATCAGTCTCGCGATGAGGATGGATTTGGCTGGCAAAGAGGATATGCCTCTGTACTACACCTGGGCCAATGACCCGGAAACCCGACGGAATTCGATTCAGTCTGACATTATCAGTTGGGAGGATCACCAGAAATGGTTCAAGACGCGCATCGATAACCCTGCCTTTGTGTTCTATATTTTCCGAATGGGTTCAACTGCGGTTGGGCAGGTACGATTTAAGATTACTTATGCTGATGCCACAATAAGCTACTCGCTTGACCATCGTTTTCGGGGAATGGGTCTTGGATATGAAATCCTTTCACAATCCATCCGTGCCTTGTCATGGCTACATCCACAGAAAAAAATAATCGGGGTGGTAAAAAATGATAATTTTGCATCACTAACCGTTTTCCAGAAACTGGGTTTCACCATGCGGAAGGCTGGTTCGGTTACGTATTTTGAAAAATCATAA
- a CDS encoding capsule assembly Wzi family protein, translated as MKRNSCLFSKKHRAANKGQVFYLLSFFFVALPLFQSSAQTIPEFETSSEIGGFVSSSDRVPFWLRANQGGRVPLAASAGTIRLGFHYQSPRTFADTSHKKARLNWEFGAEGVANVGTKSKLLLPEFYAKLRWKRWELMAGREQQILGIVDTTLSSGSYSWSGNALPIPMVKLSLAEYVPLGFLGNFVSIKGSYVHGWFNEPYIKHAYIHQKTLYGRFGKPEGKVHVQLGMVHHVQWGGEAEYLKDGQLSVDGKLTTNLKDYILGVVLAQIPSDKTNDRFTNFDGVNRIGNHVGHYDFAVDWNIKNLNFLAYRQHPFEDASGLQFQNLPDGLYGLSLRRNVASTSFFIWKGIALEYLYTRNQTIVKPGSRFQGGDDYFNHAQYIEGWSYQEKSLGTPFFPTRLEVKESFPTNKYFFPSNKIVLYHVGIEGLLAQTIRVQAKFSQSYHYGSVSLSLPLPHVAQFSSLLAFDAPLLLWGNTRLKVQLAYDTGGVLAESLGGYVGIKSNLQKK; from the coding sequence ATGAAAAGAAACTCCTGCCTTTTTTCAAAAAAGCACAGAGCGGCTAACAAGGGACAGGTGTTTTATCTGCTTTCATTTTTTTTTGTCGCTCTACCCTTATTTCAATCATCTGCACAAACTATCCCGGAATTTGAAACCTCCTCTGAGATAGGCGGCTTCGTATCAAGCAGCGACCGCGTCCCTTTCTGGCTACGGGCCAATCAGGGGGGCCGTGTGCCGTTGGCTGCTTCCGCTGGTACGATCCGGTTGGGATTCCATTACCAATCACCGCGCACTTTTGCCGACACCTCCCACAAAAAAGCGCGTTTAAACTGGGAATTTGGCGCGGAAGGGGTAGCCAACGTAGGAACCAAAAGCAAACTCCTACTGCCCGAATTTTACGCTAAACTTCGGTGGAAGCGGTGGGAACTGATGGCCGGACGGGAGCAGCAGATCCTGGGAATTGTGGATACGACCCTTTCGTCAGGGTCGTACTCCTGGTCGGGCAACGCGCTGCCCATACCGATGGTCAAGCTCAGCCTGGCCGAGTACGTACCACTGGGTTTCCTGGGCAATTTCGTTTCGATCAAGGGTTCCTATGTTCATGGCTGGTTCAATGAGCCTTACATCAAACATGCCTACATTCACCAGAAGACGCTCTACGGGCGCTTTGGTAAACCCGAAGGCAAAGTACATGTACAATTGGGCATGGTGCATCATGTACAATGGGGTGGCGAGGCGGAATATCTTAAAGATGGACAACTATCAGTTGATGGAAAACTGACTACGAATCTGAAAGATTACATTCTGGGGGTTGTACTGGCACAAATCCCTAGTGACAAAACCAATGATCGCTTTACGAATTTCGATGGCGTCAACCGTATCGGTAATCATGTGGGCCATTACGATTTTGCGGTCGATTGGAATATAAAAAATCTGAATTTCCTTGCTTACCGACAGCACCCCTTTGAGGATGCGTCGGGTCTACAATTTCAGAATCTACCCGATGGTTTGTATGGATTAAGTTTGCGACGGAATGTGGCTTCGACGTCGTTTTTTATTTGGAAAGGAATTGCGCTTGAATACCTTTATACGCGAAACCAGACCATCGTGAAGCCGGGGAGTCGTTTCCAGGGAGGGGATGACTACTTCAACCATGCTCAGTATATCGAAGGCTGGTCGTACCAGGAAAAAAGCCTGGGTACCCCTTTCTTTCCAACTCGGCTCGAAGTAAAAGAGAGCTTTCCCACCAACAAATATTTTTTTCCGTCCAACAAAATCGTACTGTACCATGTTGGCATAGAAGGTTTGCTGGCCCAAACAATTCGAGTGCAGGCTAAATTTTCCCAAAGCTACCATTACGGCTCCGTTAGTCTTTCTTTACCCCTCCCACACGTTGCTCAGTTTTCATCCCTCCTGGCCTTCGATGCGCCTTTGCTTCTTTGGGGTAACACACGGTTGAAAGTACAACTAGCTTATGACACCGGTGGTGTATTGGCCGAATCACTGGGTGGGTATGTAGGGATAAAAAGTAATTTACAGAAGAAGTAG
- a CDS encoding 3-keto-disaccharide hydrolase, translating to MKSVKMYCGAILALCLMGGLLATTPGKKGKWETLFNGKNFDGWKKWKGGEITGWKIEDGAMVLAEPKAGDLLTEKEYGDFELELEWKISEAGNSGIIYHVKEGADYCCPYVTGPEIQVLDDAKHPDSFAGKVGNHKAGSLYDLLPPNDFNVVKPAGEWNKARIVIQNGKGESWLNGKKVVDFPTKGPEWDKMVANSKFKQWKDFGTFDKGSIALQDHGNKVWYRNIRIREL from the coding sequence ATGAAATCGGTAAAAATGTATTGTGGCGCGATTCTGGCGCTCTGCCTTATGGGCGGTCTCTTGGCTACTACCCCGGGCAAAAAAGGAAAATGGGAAACCCTGTTTAATGGCAAGAACTTCGACGGTTGGAAAAAATGGAAAGGAGGTGAGATCACCGGCTGGAAAATCGAAGATGGGGCGATGGTACTGGCCGAGCCCAAGGCCGGCGATCTCTTGACCGAAAAAGAATACGGCGATTTTGAGCTGGAGCTGGAATGGAAGATCAGTGAAGCTGGCAACAGCGGCATCATTTACCACGTAAAAGAAGGAGCCGACTACTGCTGTCCCTACGTAACCGGACCAGAAATACAGGTACTGGACGATGCCAAGCACCCTGATTCGTTTGCGGGTAAGGTAGGCAACCATAAAGCGGGTTCACTGTACGACCTGCTCCCGCCCAATGATTTTAATGTGGTGAAGCCCGCCGGGGAATGGAACAAGGCCCGCATTGTGATTCAAAACGGCAAAGGGGAAAGCTGGCTCAATGGCAAGAAAGTCGTGGATTTCCCGACCAAAGGCCCGGAATGGGATAAAATGGTAGCCAATAGCAAGTTTAAGCAATGGAAAGACTTCGGCACCTTTGACAAAGGCTCTATTGCGTTGCAGGATCATGGTAACAAAGTCTGGTATCGCAATATCCGGATTCGAGAATTGTAA
- a CDS encoding acyltransferase: protein MTKPLYSRIASFPLVVIFTKGVMGILFLLDRLYSHFKFRALVKNASHTAICHWTTDIKYGENLTVGNRSGINMYCSIGAHSPITIGDDVRISRGAILETAGLDFSISAPYKHISKPIIIEDGVWIASNVIILGGVTIGKGSIIGAGTVVSKTVPPMSIIVGSPNRILAKKTND from the coding sequence ATGACTAAGCCGCTGTATAGCAGAATTGCTAGTTTTCCTTTAGTAGTAATTTTCACTAAAGGAGTAATGGGCATACTATTTCTTTTGGATAGATTGTATAGTCACTTTAAGTTTAGAGCACTTGTGAAAAATGCAAGTCATACTGCTATATGCCATTGGACTACGGATATCAAATACGGTGAAAACCTAACAGTGGGTAACCGTAGTGGAATAAATATGTACTGTAGTATTGGTGCTCACAGTCCGATAACTATTGGTGACGATGTTAGAATTTCTAGGGGAGCTATCCTAGAAACTGCTGGGCTGGATTTTAGTATCTCTGCACCATATAAACATATTTCTAAACCAATCATTATTGAGGATGGTGTATGGATAGCGTCAAATGTGATAATTTTGGGCGGAGTTACGATAGGTAAAGGTTCAATTATTGGTGCGGGAACAGTTGTTTCAAAAACTGTCCCACCAATGTCAATTATTGTAGGATCACCCAATAGAATTTTGGCAAAAAAAACAAATGATTAA
- a CDS encoding capsule assembly Wzi family protein, with product MRNYLAGFFILLSISFTQAQDSTFSYHAAVQGAVTTSQTPFWLHANQFSKVPVQGPYVAGQLGFYRNYSRAKSPKKIFDWSAGAELGAYIGPVPDLFLTDAFVAGKLGAFELSIGQRKETFGLMDTTLTSGSLSFSGNSRPYPRIQLAFPQFISLGFIKHFVAFKGSYSDGFLGTARVQYGNVNEIPHVYMHHKALYIRLGKPAHRLHLYGGFNHQAMWGGEDKIFTGGLKPLLAYKYVVIGKSWAASRVGNHFGTIDMGAEWTGKKWSYFGYRQNIYEDGSLAGLTNIADGLNGFRMKRNGAVSRSDLQIKILTIEILNTKSQGGSVFDYDNHIFGRDNYYNHYVYTQGWSYRGRIMGTPLVPTQDIQKLDLLKDTTALTMNNRLLAFHAGVLGQVQNINIQAKGTFSRNLGTYNYPLEPARNQFSFILQAEKPVSFANGSFLSLRLATDLGTLYPTNFGVEVGWQKRGFL from the coding sequence ATGCGAAATTATCTTGCGGGCTTTTTTATTCTCCTTTCCATATCCTTTACCCAGGCACAAGATTCCACTTTTTCCTATCATGCGGCAGTGCAGGGTGCTGTTACCACCAGTCAAACACCCTTTTGGCTCCACGCCAATCAGTTTAGCAAGGTACCCGTTCAGGGACCCTATGTAGCCGGACAGCTTGGATTTTATCGAAACTATTCCCGCGCAAAATCTCCAAAGAAAATATTCGATTGGTCGGCGGGCGCTGAGTTAGGGGCCTACATAGGTCCAGTACCTGATTTGTTTCTGACCGATGCCTTTGTGGCGGGCAAGCTGGGTGCGTTTGAACTGAGTATTGGCCAAAGGAAAGAGACCTTTGGTTTAATGGACACCACGCTTACCTCGGGGTCACTATCGTTTTCAGGCAACAGTCGGCCCTATCCCCGCATTCAGCTTGCTTTTCCCCAATTTATTTCACTAGGTTTCATAAAGCATTTCGTGGCTTTCAAAGGATCTTATTCGGACGGATTTCTGGGTACAGCCCGGGTACAATATGGTAATGTGAATGAGATTCCCCACGTATACATGCACCATAAAGCTTTGTACATTCGGCTGGGCAAACCAGCGCACCGGCTACATTTATATGGTGGATTCAACCATCAGGCCATGTGGGGCGGCGAGGATAAAATATTTACGGGTGGACTAAAACCTCTTTTGGCCTATAAATATGTGGTGATTGGAAAGAGTTGGGCCGCCAGCCGGGTGGGAAATCACTTCGGTACTATTGACATGGGTGCCGAGTGGACAGGCAAAAAATGGTCGTACTTTGGCTACCGACAGAATATTTATGAAGATGGCTCGTTAGCAGGTCTAACTAATATTGCCGATGGCCTGAACGGATTTCGCATGAAGCGCAATGGTGCAGTTAGCCGATCTGACCTCCAAATTAAAATTCTTACCATCGAGATTCTGAATACCAAAAGTCAGGGAGGCAGTGTATTTGACTATGACAACCATATTTTTGGCCGGGACAATTACTACAATCACTATGTTTATACTCAGGGGTGGTCCTACCGAGGTCGTATTATGGGGACTCCCTTAGTTCCCACTCAAGACATCCAAAAATTGGATCTTTTAAAAGATACAACGGCTCTCACGATGAATAATCGGCTGTTGGCCTTTCATGCGGGCGTGCTAGGGCAGGTTCAGAATATTAACATTCAGGCAAAAGGTACATTTAGTCGTAACTTAGGCACGTACAACTACCCACTCGAGCCAGCTCGAAATCAATTTTCTTTCATATTACAGGCTGAGAAGCCAGTAAGCTTTGCCAATGGCAGTTTCTTAAGCCTTCGGTTAGCCACCGATCTAGGAACCTTATATCCCACTAATTTTGGGGTAGAGGTAGGGTGGCAAAAGCGGGGTTTCTTATAA
- the pseI gene encoding pseudaminic acid synthase, which translates to MSLQININGRLLGKDTKPFVIAEMSGNHNQSLDRALEIVQAAARSGAHALKLQTYTADTMTVQGALTISDPNSLWYGRELYDLYKEAYTPWEWHKPIFELATKLGLVCFSSPFDETAVDFLEELNVPFYKIASFENTHHPLLKKVARTGKPVIMSTGVSSIADIVESVQVLRENGCKELVLLKCTSSYPSTPENTNLYTIPVLQEIFPDCLIGLSDHTMGVGAAVAAVALGARVVEKHFTLSRAEGGVDSAFSLEPSELKMLVEETERAFLSLGGVQLNVQEAEKKSLLFKRSIYVVENIEEGEVFTEKNIRVIRPGDGMHPKYYEGLVGTHTKEAYKKGTPLKL; encoded by the coding sequence ATGAGTTTACAGATCAATATCAACGGCAGGCTACTCGGAAAGGATACCAAACCCTTTGTGATCGCCGAGATGTCGGGTAATCACAATCAATCGCTGGATCGGGCGCTGGAAATTGTGCAAGCCGCGGCCCGAAGTGGCGCACATGCCCTTAAATTGCAAACATACACGGCTGATACCATGACCGTGCAGGGAGCGCTGACGATTTCCGACCCTAACTCGTTGTGGTATGGCCGGGAACTCTACGATTTGTACAAAGAGGCCTATACTCCCTGGGAATGGCATAAACCGATTTTCGAACTAGCCACGAAACTAGGGCTTGTTTGCTTTTCCAGTCCATTCGACGAAACGGCCGTCGACTTTCTGGAAGAACTAAACGTTCCTTTCTACAAAATCGCGTCTTTCGAGAACACGCATCATCCATTATTGAAAAAAGTAGCCCGCACAGGCAAGCCCGTCATCATGTCTACGGGCGTGTCGTCCATAGCCGACATCGTAGAATCCGTTCAAGTCCTACGTGAAAATGGCTGCAAGGAACTCGTGCTGTTAAAATGTACGAGTTCCTACCCTTCCACACCCGAAAATACCAATTTGTACACCATTCCTGTTTTACAGGAAATTTTTCCAGATTGCCTCATTGGCTTGTCCGACCACACCATGGGAGTGGGTGCCGCCGTAGCCGCTGTAGCACTGGGCGCACGGGTAGTAGAAAAACACTTTACACTCAGCCGCGCTGAAGGTGGGGTGGACAGTGCGTTTTCGCTGGAACCTTCGGAACTCAAAATGCTAGTGGAAGAAACGGAACGCGCATTTCTTTCCTTAGGAGGAGTACAGTTAAATGTGCAGGAGGCTGAGAAGAAAAGTCTTCTATTTAAACGTTCGATTTATGTAGTAGAAAATATCGAAGAAGGCGAGGTATTTACCGAGAAGAATATCCGGGTAATTAGGCCTGGAGATGGAATGCATCCTAAGTATTATGAAGGCCTTGTAGGGACTCACACAAAAGAAGCGTACAAAAAAGGAACTCCACTTAAACTATAA
- a CDS encoding sugar transferase, with translation MNKTFSYHVASTKSYAHRLKSKTATSDEVLIITSYDYFLEKKGLALLINRYKEIVLVPRSVDDDYLLNKTIRPLLEQYSKIHLVTNPQYDSRYHVIYELVVRNNKSIRITTVYDFCEKILKKVYVPDGLDEENPFLPSQLYFNQKVRFTKECIDTVISFLLLFFSLPLWAISALRIRQESPGPVFYQQERLGLHKSVFACIKFRSMVPDAEANGAMFSKKKDNRVFKYGALMRLTRIDELPQLLNIFRGEISLIGPRPERPVFTETFEEEIPYYNLRHGVKPGITGYAQVMYPYGAGVYDARHKLMYDLYYIKNWSLRLEMKIIIHTAIVVFTRKGR, from the coding sequence ATGAATAAGACTTTTTCCTACCACGTCGCGTCTACCAAATCCTACGCTCACCGTTTGAAAAGCAAAACCGCTACTTCAGACGAGGTGCTAATCATAACTAGTTATGATTACTTTCTGGAAAAAAAAGGATTGGCGCTGCTGATTAATCGATATAAAGAGATCGTGCTGGTACCCCGGAGCGTGGATGATGATTATCTTCTTAATAAGACCATCCGACCCTTACTAGAGCAATATTCCAAAATTCACCTCGTCACTAATCCCCAGTACGACTCACGCTACCATGTGATTTACGAATTGGTAGTACGGAATAATAAGTCAATCCGAATTACTACAGTGTATGACTTCTGTGAAAAAATTCTTAAGAAAGTCTACGTTCCCGATGGCTTGGATGAGGAAAACCCTTTTTTACCCTCCCAGTTGTATTTTAATCAAAAGGTGAGGTTTACCAAAGAGTGCATCGATACCGTTATTTCCTTTCTGCTGCTGTTTTTTAGCTTACCCCTTTGGGCGATTAGTGCCCTCCGGATCCGTCAGGAATCACCTGGGCCGGTTTTTTACCAGCAAGAGAGATTGGGACTACATAAGTCCGTATTTGCATGCATAAAATTCAGATCTATGGTACCCGATGCCGAAGCCAATGGAGCTATGTTTTCCAAAAAGAAAGACAACCGGGTGTTTAAGTACGGTGCGCTGATGCGTCTGACCCGTATCGACGAATTACCTCAATTGCTGAATATATTTCGGGGCGAAATATCCTTAATTGGTCCACGTCCCGAGCGTCCCGTTTTTACCGAAACCTTCGAGGAAGAAATTCCTTACTACAATTTGCGCCATGGAGTTAAACCTGGCATCACGGGCTACGCTCAGGTTATGTATCCCTACGGAGCAGGTGTGTACGACGCCCGGCACAAGCTCATGTATGATCTCTACTATATAAAAAACTGGAGCCTGCGGCTGGAAATGAAAATAATCATTCATACCGCAATTGTCGTGTTTACCCGCAAAGGCCGTTGA
- a CDS encoding hydroxypyruvate isomerase family protein, translated as MKSSRRDMVKKMAGLAVGLPMADSLQQRLDASDQATGLKGRVNHSVCRWCYSKIEFEDLCKAAKDIGLSSIELTGPEEWPILKKYGLTSAMPWGAGKGIVDGFNDLKLHDELVASYEAIFPKLAAAGLDKVICFSGNRRGMSDEQGLENCAIGLKRLMSSAEKHKITMSMELLNSKVNHPDYMCDHTNWGVELCKRIGSENFKLLYDIYHMQIMEGDVIRTIQDNHQYINHYHTGGVPGRNEIDDSQELYYPAIMKAILATGYKGYLGQEFIPKRDPLVSLKEGVIICDV; from the coding sequence ATGAAATCATCACGTAGGGATATGGTAAAGAAAATGGCCGGATTGGCCGTGGGGCTGCCCATGGCTGACTCGCTGCAGCAACGGCTGGATGCCTCTGATCAGGCAACGGGTCTCAAAGGACGCGTCAATCACTCGGTATGCCGATGGTGCTATAGCAAAATCGAATTTGAAGATCTGTGTAAGGCCGCCAAGGACATCGGATTGAGCTCCATCGAACTTACGGGACCCGAAGAATGGCCGATCCTGAAAAAATACGGACTTACCTCGGCCATGCCCTGGGGAGCGGGCAAGGGCATCGTGGATGGCTTCAACGATCTTAAACTGCACGACGAACTCGTGGCCAGTTATGAAGCTATTTTCCCAAAACTGGCGGCCGCCGGACTTGATAAGGTGATCTGTTTTTCGGGCAACCGTCGGGGCATGAGCGACGAACAGGGTCTTGAAAACTGCGCCATTGGCCTGAAGCGCCTGATGAGCTCCGCCGAAAAACATAAGATTACGATGAGTATGGAACTGCTGAACAGCAAGGTCAACCATCCCGATTATATGTGCGATCACACCAACTGGGGCGTAGAGTTATGTAAGCGTATCGGCAGCGAAAATTTCAAACTGCTCTACGACATCTACCACATGCAGATTATGGAAGGCGACGTAATCCGTACGATTCAGGACAATCATCAATACATAAACCACTACCATACGGGTGGCGTACCGGGTCGCAACGAAATTGATGATTCTCAAGAGCTATACTACCCCGCCATCATGAAGGCCATTCTGGCTACGGGTTATAAGGGGTACCTGGGACAGGAATTTATTCCCAAGCGCGACCCGCTGGTTTCGTTGAAAGAGGGCGTCATTATTTGTGACGTTTAG